A portion of the Candida dubliniensis CD36 chromosome R, complete sequence genome contains these proteins:
- a CDS encoding 3-hydroxyanthranilate 3,4-dioxygenase, putative (Similar to S. cerevisiae BNA1): MVLAQPINIHKWIEENGDLLKPPVNNFCLHRGGFTIMIVGGPNERSDYHINQTPEYFYQFKGTMCLKVVDDGEFKDIFIHEGDSFLLPANVPHNPCRYENTIGIVVEQDRPAGVNDKVRWYCQKCQTVIHEVEFYLTDLGTQIKEAIVKFDADLDAKTCKNCGTVNSSKRD; this comes from the coding sequence ATGGTTCTTGCTCAACCAATTAACATTCATAAATGGATAGAAGAAAATGGAGACCTTTTGAAGCCTCCagttaataatttctgTCTTCATCGAGGTGGATTTACCATCATGATTGTTGGTGGTCCTAACGAAAGAAGTGATTATCATATAAATCAAACCCCAGAGTATTTCTACCAATTCAAAGGCACAATGTGTTTGAAAGTGGTTGACGATGGAGAATTTAAGGATATTTTCATACATGAAGGGGACTCATTTCTTTTACCTGCTAATGTGCCACACAACCCATGCCGTTATGAAAACACCATTGGAATAGTGGTGGAACAGGACAGACCTGCAGGTGTTAATGATAAGGTTAGATGGTATTGTCAAAAATGTCAGACAGTTATTCATGAGGTTGAGTTTTATTTGACTGATTTAGGAACTCAAATCAAAGAAGCAATTGTTAAGTTTGATGCTGATTTAGACGCAAAAACTTGCAAGAATTGTGGAACAGTTAATTCATCGAAAAGAGATTGA
- a CDS encoding mitochondrial 2-oxodicarboxylate carrier, putative (Similar to S. cerevisiae ODC1), translating to MSEPKPLPFIYQFVSGAIAGVSEILVMYPLDVVKTRQQLATTNDYNGTINCLQKIIREEGFSRLYKGISAPILMEAPKRATKFAANDEWGKFYRNYFGVTKMNQPLAILTGATAGATESFVVVPFELIKIRLQDKTTKFNGMGEVVKDIVQKNGVLGLYKGLESTLWRHIWWNAGYFGCIHQVRSLMPKPKDSTQKTLIDLTCGTVGGTFGTILNTPFDVVKSRIQAGSTQYRWTYPSVLKVAREEGFGALYKGFIPKVLRLGPGGGILLVVFTACMDFFRQYHEK from the coding sequence ATGTCTGAACCAAAACCTTTGCCATTTATTTACCAATTTGTATCTGGTGCTATTGCTGGGGTTTCTGAAATCCTTGTTATGTACCCCTTGGATGTGGTTAAAACAAGACAGCAATTGGCCACTACAAATGACTACAACGGTACTATAAATTGTTTGCAAAAAATTATCCGTGAAGAAGGGTTTTCACGTTTATACAAAGGTATTTCAGCTCCAATTTTGATGGAAGCACCAAAAAGAGCCACTAAGTTTGCTGCCAATGACGAATGGGGTAAATTCTACAGAAACTATTTCGGGGTTACCAAAATGAATCAACCTTTAGCTATTTTGACTGGTGCCACTGCTGGTGCAACAGAATCGTTTGTGGTTGTTCCTTTCGAATTGATCAAGATCAGATTACAAGACAAGACGACAAAATTCAATGGTATGGGGGAAGTGGTCAAAGATATTGTTCAGAAAAATGGTGTATTGGGATTGTATAAAGGATTGGAATCCACTTTGTGGAGACATATCTGGTGGAATGCAGGTTATTTTGGATGTATCCACCAAGTGAGATCATTGATgccaaaaccaaaagatTCTACTCAAAAGactttaattgatttgactTGTGGTACCGTTGGTGGGACTTTTGGTACAATTTTGAACACTCCATTTGATGTTGTCAAATCAAGAATCCAAGCAGGCTCGACCCAATACAGATGGACATACCCTTCCGTTTTGAAAGTTGCCAGAGAAGAAGGGTTTGGTGCATTATACAAAGGTTTCATTCCAAAAGTTTTGAGATTAGGTCCAGGAGGAGGTATTTTATTAGTGGTATTCACCGCTTGTATGGACTTTTTCAGACAATACCATGAGAAGTAG